Proteins from one Terriglobia bacterium genomic window:
- a CDS encoding ATP-binding protein: MTVTNIDCAVCSGTGFRYIGEPHHERAVRCECLKQAVIDSTLPPRYRGASLEQFEERAANFVRLWLTMPTDGLFVTGPVGTGKTHLACALARTAIDLGKRVSFVRCCDLYAEIRRTFNDETGSTEGDILDRYASAPILVLDDFGAGSLSDFERRTALDIIDSRLNHRRPTVVTTNLALTRIREVMDERIASRLSSFTPFRLIGPDRRAQGTPPGVRPAGNARAATCL; the protein is encoded by the coding sequence AGTGTGCAGTGGCACTGGGTTTCGATACATTGGCGAACCGCATCACGAACGCGCGGTGCGCTGCGAATGCCTCAAGCAAGCCGTGATCGATTCCACATTGCCTCCCCGGTATCGCGGAGCGAGCCTGGAGCAATTCGAAGAGCGTGCTGCGAACTTCGTGCGGTTGTGGCTCACGATGCCGACCGATGGCCTGTTCGTAACTGGGCCGGTTGGCACTGGCAAGACGCATCTCGCATGTGCGCTGGCGCGCACTGCGATTGACCTGGGAAAGCGCGTTTCGTTCGTGCGTTGCTGCGACCTGTACGCAGAGATTCGCAGGACGTTCAACGATGAGACAGGCAGCACCGAAGGCGACATCCTGGACCGATATGCGAGCGCGCCAATCCTTGTGCTCGATGACTTTGGAGCAGGCAGCCTGAGTGATTTCGAAAGGCGCACAGCGCTCGACATCATCGATTCGAGACTGAACCACAGGCGGCCAACAGTCGTAACTACGAACCTCGCATTGACTCGCATTCGAGAGGTAATGGACGAACGCATCGCATCGAGACTCAGCAGCTTCACACCGTTCCGTCTGATTGGACCAGATCGAAGGGCGCAAGGTACTCCCCCAGGGGTGCGGCCTGCGGGTAACGCGCGAGCCGCGACTTGTCTCTAG